The sequence GCGCTCTGCAGATCATCCAGGTTCAGGTCCATGAACCACTCGCTGTCCTCCTTGATCTGGCACACTTCGGTGGACTGGTGGTTCGGGTAGGCCTCCGGCCTAGCCGCCGCCTTGTCGAACACGTCGTTGTCGATGTCCGACTCCGGCGTCCGGAAGCTGTTCGACCCCGAGTCGTCGGTCGAGTCGGTCGTCATCATCGAGGCCTCCTCCTTCTGGCTCTGCATCTTCTCCCAGCTGTTCTTCTTGTTGTACAGCCGGCACAGCACCCAGTCGTCCAGCTGCGCGAATTTTAGAGCAGAGCAGCAGAAGTTAGAATCCGACACGCaaggaatttaaaaattcttgaaatttgaaatttgagatttgaaatttgagatctGAAAGAGGGCGGGGCGTACTCTGAGGCTTCCTTTCTTGTTGGGGGAGCGGGAGGTGTCGGCGAGGCGGTACTCGTGCATGATCCAGTCGGTCTTGGCGCCGCGGGGGGCCTTGCCGGAGTAGAAGACGAGGGCTTTCTTGATCCCGAGGGGGCGGTGGGTCCCCTTGGGCACGACGGGCTTGTCGGCCCCCGTCGCCTTCCAGTAGCCCCTCCCGGCGGCGCGGTTCGGCCGCGACCCGTTCGGGTACTTGCGGTCGCGGGGGGTGAAGAAGTACCACTCCCTCTGCCCGAATAATGCCTTCTCTGCTCACAAAACACACATAACTGTCAAATTCAATTCAAACGCGCGAAacagaaatttatttatttcacagATACAGAGACACATAACAACATATATGTCGCGCAAAATCTGCTTCGAGATCCGCAACCCCCAGCCGCCGGGGAGAATGCGCACGGATCTCGAAGCAGATCCGACCGGGAGGCAAGAGTTCTTCTAGCTGATCGATCTAATCTAACGTTCGGGAATATTATTCGGGCGCCCATCGGATCCGCTTAAAAATCCGTGCGCACTCCCTGTAGAGATATGCGCGAATCCCAAAGCGGACAATAGAATCCGCCTCGGGATCCGTACGAACTTCCCGAGGTAGTACTGTGCGAATCTcagttgctgttgttgttgttgtatatATTTTAGAAGTAAGCGAGCAATGGCTTGCGCGCGCTGCAAAATGTGCGAGATGATTTATTTACCTGGGAGCTCCCAGGGGTCGTACTTGTAGAGGTCGACCTCGGCGATGATCGGCACGGGGAGGCGCTCGTACGCCGCCTTGCGGCACAGGTAGTGCACCACGAGCTCCTCGTCCGTCGGGTGGAACCGGAACCCTGGCGGCAGGTTCAGCTCCGCCTCCGCATCCCTCGTCCTCCTCGCCAATCCCATCGCGAAAATTCCCGAGCCAAAACTCAGACCGCTGCTTTtcgcagaagcagaagcagatgCAGATGCCGCAGCCGAAGAagattttccttccttttttttttttttttccgagctTATGTTTCTTTTGGGGACGGGAATTGTTTAGGAGACTCGAGTgggtatatatattaatatatataagatataagatATGTAATATATGTGTTGGGTGGGGTTTCGTTATTGGGCGGTCGTGGGCCCCACCGTCGCTCGTGGGCGCCGGGAAACTTCGCTGCGGACGAAAGCAGTCAAACCTGGGAGTCGGCCAACTGTTACTGGTCCGACCTCGGGGGAATTCATCGACCGGGCGTCCGCATACCACGTCTTATGCGGGAACAGGCTCTTTCTGTTGTGTGTTGAGtgtggaaaataaaatattaaaagttcggccgtccctagcgcaagtgggaaaggacttggtagttggtattcgaaattcaagttcaaattctaattgattcacatttccagctaaatttatttctaaataaaataaacgaagcggatagcgtgttacctatctctctcaaaaaaaaaaaatatcgttCTCCGAAAgcttacattttttaaaaataaaaaaatttgaatttttgaatcttCTCGAGTTTTTGGTCTCTATATAATTTAAGTTCACATATTAGACctatacaaaatatattaaacctGGATGATTTGTAGCATGTGTTTTTTTCGTGTGATTTGAGATCTTACAACGTGCACAAATCATTCAAATTTCTGTACATTATACTAATCTATAAATCaataatatgtataaaaaataatattttagaatattgTAGCAAGTGTGGGGTTATTATACTATTAGAAGCATATACTTTTAACTTTTGGACTTTTTAGATTCCTAGGGTTTATTTGCAGGCGATGATAATAGTAAGGATCAAAGagtccaaaatttaaaatcggtacttctaaaagcaccGTAGCTCAGCTCCTGCAGCAATGATCGCGAAGAAAGCCTTCTCCCTAACAAAAGCAGCATTTGCGAAATGTAAAACTAATAAAACACGACAAATGAGCATTAAAAGATTGGCTGGCCCTACTATTGGGTATAATATTATTTGATAGCCTTACTTTTTGGGTATAGTATTATTCGATAAAATTAATGCTGTGAAAAGCGCCAGttcgaaaaaaaattgttcaaaaTACTGCAAACAACATCACTATTAGCAGACTCATGCTACCTTTcttgctcaaaaaaaaaaaaaaaaaagaagaagaaaacaaacatCACAATTCACAAACTTTCTTtatcaaaagagaaaacaaacaTCATAATTTACAAACTCAAAAACTTAAAGAGAAGCTTTTCTTGGGCCAAAATCTTTCTACTGTAGTGAAAAAttcaagaattttttatttattttgtaatattgTACAAAATAGAAGTAAAAGAATGACCAAACaagcactaattttttttgtacacTTAATCatacaataaaataattaatacattttagtCTGCACTAATTATTGATTCGTTTTCTTTGATGTTATGTTAACTAATTTAAATCGGTAACTTGTACAGCAGATTTCTTTATGTAAAATTTAACTacatttttttactaattaataaGAATCAATTTCTTACAGGTcactgcaaatatagtaaattataaatatatttctacaaagttcaactttcatatgttattcctacaaaaattttaatatttttaaatatattcttctaattTGTTACTGCTAAAATACtgtctattttataaataaaatgaactTTTTGTCATCATAATTTTGTccctccaaaaatcccaaatgttaattaaagagaaaaaaaaaggctagttcatctcattaactaatcagaattaagtatttagtctatgattaattaaaattttctaacgaattctaatgacagaaacatttgaaaattttcgaacttttacagaaacaatgtataaaagttaaacttcataaaaatatctataatttattatatttacagaaacgtgtatgcaattaaatCTAACAATTAAAATCTTAAGTTATGACCCTAGAGATACTAACGAGGATTGCACAGAAACATTTATGCGCACGCTTGTTGAATATAATAATGACATTTAATTAATTCGGCGCAGAGGAGATACACCTCCCCACGTTGGAAtgttgctaattaattaattctttaattaatttttattattttattaaagcGCACGTGATGGTTTGATTTGATCCATTGAACCGGGAGAAAAACCGATGGGTACATCTGAGAGAGGGGGGGGAGAAAAAGCTGACGGTGACGTCAGCGAGGACCGGAGATGACGTAAGTGCCGACGCTCGCGCACATGGGGTGGGATTTTCGATCTTATCGGAATGGGTTTCGGGTCGCTTCGGCGGCGCCCGACTCCTGTTCGCATTCAAGGGGTGGTCTCACTTCCACTCTTGGTCTTTTatgtgaattattattattattattattattatattacatatttctTGGTGCCCAAGGAACCTTTATAAGTGGCTTCGGATTAAGATGAATGTGTTCAAGGTCTTCGTGGTTCGAcctaaaatcataaaaaataacatattacTTTCAGTACATGTGGTAAAAATTTAGTGGTTGATTTTCGaaatttcaagtttaaattattttttagttaaatttattttttaaaaaaataaacgaaccgTTAACAtgttatctttttctaaaaaaaatatcatgaaaaataatctttcataaaaaatatttcggTGAAAAAATGGTTTATGATTTATAGCGTTTGATttgtaagaaaagaaataattttttttatcaatatttgtttggttggaagaaaaaaaaacactcgtTCCGTTTGgtgaaaaaatgaataaaaaaatatttacgcGATTTGTGTTTTTTTGTTCTGctgaaaaatagcaaaaaaagaaagcttcattttttttttccaaatcagtaaaaatatttttactgacaaatattttttataaataattttttggtttgTATTGGGCCCAACCAAATGCCCCCTAATTGCTtacatatttttgaaaaaaaataattttttttatttattctatttagaaggctaatataaaaaatatttttttaacgttttaagttttttttcaaatatacttttttagaGTTAGATTCTAATAGTGAACTAATAGAAACAGTTATTATCgctataaaatttctattttggccttaatttcaaatatatcttttattgtcatcatctttttttatttgtgctaAAGTTAGGGGCAAAAAANAGAaggctaatataaaaaatatttttttaacgttttaagttttttttcaaatatacttttttagaGTTAGATTCTAATAGTGAACTAATAGAAACAGTTATTATCgctataaaatttctattttggccttaatttcaaatatatcttttattgtcatcatctttttttatttgtgctaaagttaggggcaaaaaaaaatattttgactttttgtcctttcaaatatattttttttaccctcactaattttttcttatttgcccttcaattaaggataaaatagatattttaacttttttttaactctcGTAGAAATTTAATCTGGATTTAACCCAAGATGACTTAACGGGTATTAACAACAggcttattttttaataatagaaaaatatacgagtgaaatatttgaaccaaaaaaagtaggaatatataaaatatttcaaaaattttgaggggtatatagataattattctaaaataaaagggttgaaataaaaaaatctcataaatattttttatttttaaaaatctatattttactaactcaaaattttaattaatacatttagCCCTGTGTGTCAGGAttccatcactattccgtctattttttataatttatactaaagttactatttcaaataattaaaatttattaaagatttatattttcttataaaaaaagaataatttgattatttcgtCATGTTCGTTAACGTCATAATTCCTtgaaaaaaattctgaaattcaAATCgagcaaaatttaattttttcaaagacagaaagagaaagtaaaaatatagaattaataGGTACAAAAAAGTTTATGTGTTTTAGCCAAATAAAGAatccttgtttttttttgtgtagagagaaagataacataTTATTTCTTtcgttcatattttttttttaaaaaaaagacgcaactaaaaatataaaacaattagacttcaaatttaaaagttcaaatGCCAACTTCGTAGCATGAACTCAACCtcactttaaaaataaaaaaaggaaaataaattataaactaataaaatctaattttttaaaatcagatgGTGATCATTAGtgaaaatatgctaaatcacATGACCTTGCCATCTAGTTTTAAGCACTAATTATTAAAGTACATAAAACGGTTGATCTTCTATTCTCCATGTACATCAAAACAATCAATAGTTAGAGAGATCACTATGcaccttctctttttttttttttccccttttttcgcTAGCGTTATTAACAGACCTGAAATTTATCATATTTACTCAGCTCATtctgtatataataattttagccCTGTTAATATTactatcactttttttttctcctttttatctTGGGCTTTGGTTTGAATATTTCTATCTCATTAATGTTTGGAGCATCATAGGTTTGAGTACCATGTTAGAGcgcatatatagttatatatagcgTCAAGCGCTTGACGCTACTgagttttctatcgttagatttaactctttgactatttttatctgttagattatactattcaatcaataactcactcaatcctatggggcccacatcatcgtaaccatacatttttttatttaagggccgaaaacctaatagcaccaagcgcttgatgttattgatagtattccatgcctagttctatatatatatatatatatatatatatatatatagagtagggttactatactattatgagtatagagcctttcgtactcataagttgttttcgatattaaggtttttgaatcgacgatccacaccgttaaatatgatctagagtattcgaaacttctagaaaataaatttcgtaatttttcgaaatcattataaagtccatcaagcaggtataaaataaacggtcaaaattgaacgacatcctaaaaatggatgatcggatccttcaatttaagatcggagttattgatctttatttaggtagtggatagaattttctatcaaaaattcaatatattctgattcttttacaccgttaaactagcaaatatttcataccgaccgttaaaaattgtcaattttgtgagtttttgatcgtagggaaaatgatatcgaaaaattataaaatttaatttttagaagttttaaatgctttagataatgtttaacggtattgatcgtcgattcgaaagctctatcatcgaaaacaatttatgagtacgaagtcgatcatactcataagagtatagtagccggtactatagtgtttgttttcaatcttagggtgttcaaatcaacgatccacaccgttaaaactgatctagggtatttaaagtttctagaactaaaattttatattttttcgacatagtttaccttatgatcaaactatttcaaaattgtcaattttcaatggctattatgacgagtttggagtttaacggtgtagaagaatctaaatttcttcaaattttgatagaaaatactttaaactatatagattaaggttaacattcttgatcttgaatttaaaagtcctatgctcaaattttaaagattattcaatttccaccgtccattttgatataatttatttactaagtaaacgatatcgaaaaaaactaaaattttattcctaagaaattcatataccctagatcatatttaacggtgtggatcgttgatttgaacaccctaagatcgaaaacaaacactatagtaccagagctcagtactatagatagtatagtagcctaaatatatatatatatatatatatatatgccaaacTTAGGCAAACTAGGCTTATCAGAGCATGTGTGTTTACTTGTCGCGAGGGATGCTGCGATTAGATTTTTCCATTCCTTGTGGAAAATGATGTTACGTACGAAAATGAGGAACATATATAAAATGCAACTCATGCTTTTTAGTTAGATATCTTTTTCCCTCCCAGTTGATAGTAATGTACAACAAATAGAAGATGTACATTGATGTATATTTATGCAgccttttttcatttttctctttttcttttttttttttccttctcttccctTAGGGGAGGTGCTTGTTTTTCTTGGAAAATTACAAATgtttattacttaaaaaaattatgaaaattttgtCAAAAGTATAGCACtgttttttcataaaattagaacaaaaaattttgaaaatttttttttttcttctatgaaCGAAATAACCAAATAAACTTTTtcggttaaaaaattaattttttaaaatatattttaattgggAAACCCAGCAACCTTGTACTAAGTGATTCCGCTTCTCTTCTACCTCTAATTAATGCTCCAACTTTGTATTTTGTTGAGCAATACTATTTATACACTCCAAATTAAGAAAGTGTATATTATACATCTCACTTATGAaatgaataagattttttttatttatcaaatgatgtgataaataaaaaaatctcacCCATTAGATAGATGAATGTAAATCATACATTCCGAAATGAGCTGTATAGATagcttttttctattttgtttacGCAAAAGACATGGAGCAAAAATCATATACAAATTTAAcatctaaatatatattaataataacagTCACTAGTTGGcttaatagttaattatttggGTACGTAGCGGAGTTCATTCTCTTGAGTAtccaatttaaaaaattgagagCGTTCCCAAAAACGTCTATTAAAAAGGAACACATGATCTcacaaaatagaaaaagttTTGAAACAACTCTAATACAACATTACCTAAAAAATTAATCTGGTAGAAAATAtcctataaatatatttaattaacaagCGTTTTAGATGGTAAAAGGCCTCAATTAGGGTCTTTTCTATTATCGAACCAAAGGCTCCATTAAAATCAATCCTTGTAATTGTATTTAACCTTTAGgacgcgtttggttcgcactatgaaagattatttTGAGTAAAatgatatccgagaatcttattcctattcatcctattactggGAATATagtatttcggtgtttggttcgtatgatcatattatttagtcaatattatttaacattacgaaaaatatataattaattaattaattttttaaaattaattttaaataatactataaaaaaatttcaacatctttttagaaaagaCAGAGAGAATATAGATTAGAaagagaaagcataattaaagaaataggaagagaaatagagtcgagattagagagaatgagagggttaagattttagaaaaagagggagagaaatagcttagtttagagagagaaaaagagttgaagtttagagagaaaaagataagtttagagaaagatacgagattagagtgtaaagaaaaataataccaactagccgacGGATAAGAGATTAAGCATATTCtaattaccccaatccattaatataagaatACCCACTCTCGGTCAaaagaatgagattagtactttgggatatATCTCATATTCCAAATAAattcaatattaccaactagattacttagtgcgtttagccaaatactgtcatattttttttatttctgttggattactaggaattttataaagatagcgcgaaccaaacgcacccttatgaACACATTTTAAGTGACCCTATTTTTAAGTAAATACATTTGTTCATTTAGACATTTTCAAACGGCTAAATTTGTGTAGATTTAATGCATCTTATGTCCTAATGTACGTGTTCCAACATTCTTCGCAAAATTTCTCTATCCTCCTAAGATATTTTAGGCTAATGTACGTGTTCCAACATTCTCCGCAAAATTTCTCTATCCTCCTAAGATATTTTAGGGAAATATCTTCTAAGCATGACTTGTTTAACGAGGCTTAATTAACTAGTCAGCTAAATCGGTACTGATCTGAAAGAAAATAATTCAGAAATACATTTTCAGAGAAAAAGACCTCAATTATGGTTAGTTTTCTTTTGTCTCTTCTTTATTATTGATCAAAGTATcgacgaaactaaattttcgTAATGTAGTTAACTATTACAAATATATGTCTACAGAATTTTGCAGTAATGTTTGGATACGCAGCCATAAAACTTAGTAGTGTTTTGGGGGTTGGAGGGGAGACTGACTAATGGAAGAAACCCAATTCCAAACGTTCGAGAATTTTGAGTGAATTTTATTTCACCTTTATCTTTTGTCCCATGTGTTAACTTACTCTATTTTTAATGTTAAAACATTTTTAGAAAGATTAAGACTTCGTTTTGAATTGCGAAAAAATTGCGTTACGTGCTGTCagaaagtacgataaaaaaaaaaatcttatttgtTTTCGTATGTAATATTACGTTCTGAATTTCGCGATTAGtctgttacgatatatttttcgCGGTCCCACTGAAGAACTCAAAAGtatttctctatatatttttatcctaactctattttatttaatagtgttAGACAGAGCTCAATATCAAATTAAACCTaaatagttatactatactctgTTTTATGCTATATCCGAAAGGCATAGTTTAAGTGAAACTACCAATAgaattgattttaatattaacaAACATATTActtaatctaaattttatatatcgtccaatttatttataaatttaataaatttgactTGTCCTGCTCTGTTGACGTCACAGTCCAATAGTTTCCACTAAACTTCTACAACCTTcctagaatttttattttactgggGAAGTATCTTCTAGAGATGACTTATTTAGCAAGCCTTAATTActtatttaactaattaataattagtcaACCTGGTACCTTCTCGAGTCAAAGCTCCATTTACACTTTCCAAAACTCCAAATTGTCCCCCACTTGtcgtctttttatttttctttttctacggCGGCTTTGACAAAATTACCCACCAACGACGCATTCTGTCTCCTTCTGAAGCGTTGGATTTGGATTAGATATCAACAGGAATATCCTCAGTGCTCTTGTGTATACGCTGGTACACATACCTAATCATGTACCTGATCGATTCTGAAACTCTTAACTCGTTCTTCTAATGATAAGACATTCGAATCGATGATCtactaaatataatttatagtaCATAAGATTGGTAGAAACTAATTTAAAACTATTCtaaagaataacaaaaaatCAGATGTGACGCCTTGTTTTTACAATTCTAGCCCTAATACCTGTAATTCTCTTAATTAACCTCTCGAATCTAACCACCA is a genomic window of Ananas comosus cultivar F153 linkage group 13, ASM154086v1, whole genome shotgun sequence containing:
- the LOC109719801 gene encoding NAC domain-containing protein 68-like, with the translated sequence MGLARRTRDAEAELNLPPGFRFHPTDEELVVHYLCRKAAYERLPVPIIAEVDLYKYDPWELPEKALFGQREWYFFTPRDRKYPNGSRPNRAAGRGYWKATGADKPVVPKGTHRPLGIKKALVFYSGKAPRGAKTDWIMHEYRLADTSRSPNKKGSLRLDDWVLCRLYNKKNSWEKMQSQKEEASMMTTDSTDDSGSNSFRTPESDIDNDVFDKAAARPEAYPNHQSTEVCQIKEDSEWFMDLNLDDLQSAYTGFGPATPTPTFDMSNPSFYFPGLSSPKPNSNQTMNLPPF